The genomic region AGGTCGTACAGGTAATCGCATTCGAAATAGCCGCGATAGCCGCGGCTTCGGAGCGCTTCGCCGAAACGAAACGTGGACTCCCGGGCGCGCTCGCGCACCTTTCGGGGAAAGGCGTTTCCGAAGACCTCGTTTCCGCACCAGCCTCCCTGATATGGGGTGAGCTCGGGAAACCCGACGAGCTCCGTCATGAGCGGGCCCACGATGGTGCCGTGGCGGGTGACGCAGGCCTCGAGGGCGGACCCCCGGCAGCGGATGCGCTTCATGATCTTGACCTCGGGCTCTTTTTCGATCTCTTCGGCGTGCTCGTCATAATCCGCTTTCGACTTGATAAAGAAGGTGGTATGGCCCGAGTCGCCGAAGGCCGTCTGGATGACGAGGTCTTCGCCGAGCTTCGCCTCTCTTGCCGTCTCCCTCAGGCTCTCGTAGCTCGACACCTTGGCGAGCGTGTTCGGAACCGACGGAACCCCCGCTTCATCGCCGATTCGGGTGGCCGAGATCTTGTCATCGATCTCCTCGCGGAGGCTGGCGGCGGGAAAGCAGAGCTCGAGGTCGAGCTCCTTGCAGAGCGCCTCGGTCGTCTCGTCGAAGAAGAGAAAAACCGCCCGCCCCCGGCCTCGGCTCCGAAGATAGTCCACAACCGTTTTGTGCTCGAGAAGATAGTTGTTGATCTCCTCGATGCTCTGGAAGACCCGGTCGGTGCGCTCGGGCGGAGCGACCACGTTGGGATGATTCCCGTCGAAGCAATCGATATAGCAGATGTACTTGAAGTTCTTTACCCACTCGTCGATTCCGAGAAGATTGAAGTTGGTGGCGCTGACGAAATATGTCGGAACGTCGTTTCGGTAGAAGAACCGGCGGATGTCCGAGATTCCTTTCAACTTCTTCATGGTTTCACGTCTCCCAACACTTCCTGTTTGAAGACCCGGAGGCCGAACTCCGGGGTGTAGCCATGGATTTCTTTGACATCGAGCGCGAGCAGATAAGCAAGAATCTCGTGGCTGAGAATTTGTCCCGGCACCAGAACGGGGAATCCCGGCGGATAGGGCGTGACGAACCCCGCCGAGACCACCTCGCGGCCAGCCTCCATCTCGCGCTGCACCGAGCCGTCGAGTCTCAGAAAATCGCAAGCCTGGTCGTTTCGTCCGAGGAAGAAGGCCGCCCTCAGATCGCCTTCCGGCGTCTTCGAGCCCGCCGCGGTTCGGAAACGATCGTGGAACCGGCTGAAGTTGGGAAGCGGGGGAAGACGCTCGGTCAGTGCCCTCACCTTTTCCCGATCGAGCTCTTTTTCCAGGCTGCTCTCCTGTTCCGCGCGCTCTTCGATCTCACGGGCGATCTGGGTCAGGACCTCGAGGAGATAAGCGACGGCGCCCCGCGTCGTTCCGATGTTCAGCATGAAGAGCAGCGTGTTGCGGGACGTCTTGTTGATCTGGATGTCGTAGCGATCCATGAGGTGCTTTCTCAGCGTGTCGCCGTCCATCCCCGTCTTGCCAATGTGAACGGTCACGCGCGTGGGATCGAGAGTGAACTCGTCCCCTTGCCACGCATCACCCATCGCCCGGTAGCCCGCCTCGGGGCCGTAGAACTCTTCGAAGCCCGAGGGGCGGTGGTCCGCGGGTACGAGGTCTCGGACCTTCAATACCTGGAAGTAACGGCTCAGAAGCGGGCTTT from Vicinamibacteria bacterium harbors:
- a CDS encoding biotin carboxylase, with amino-acid sequence MKKLKGISDIRRFFYRNDVPTYFVSATNFNLLGIDEWVKNFKYICYIDCFDGNHPNVVAPPERTDRVFQSIEEINNYLLEHKTVVDYLRSRGRGRAVFLFFDETTEALCKELDLELCFPAASLREEIDDKISATRIGDEAGVPSVPNTLAKVSSYESLRETAREAKLGEDLVIQTAFGDSGHTTFFIKSKADYDEHAEEIEKEPEVKIMKRIRCRGSALEACVTRHGTIVGPLMTELVGFPELTPYQGGWCGNEVFGNAFPRKVRERARESTFRFGEALRSRGYRGYFECDYLYDLDTEDVYLGEVNPRITGASSMTNLASFAQADAPLFLFHLLEWSGVDFELDVEGLNERWADPENIDSWS